The nucleotide sequence CCTTCTGTGTGATCGAGTCGAGAATGCCGGTGGCGCCCGTGGGAGTCGTGTGCAGCCTTGCGTCGGACAGCCAGACCACCGCGGCCGTCGGCGCCTCCAGTACGTACCCGTCGGTGGTGGTGAACAGCACGTCATCGGCACCGTGCGCTTCGGCAAAGCGTCCCGCGGCGACGTTGATCGCGTAGGACAGGGTCTTGACCCCGCCCAGCAGCCAGGGGGCCGCCGCGTAGGCGTCGCTGGACGTTCCGCGCGCGAGCGTGATCACCGAGACTCCGTCACGCCGCTGGCGCAGCGACCGCTCCGCCAGAGGTGTCACGGTCGCGATGCCGGTGATCGGGCCGGACGGGGCCGATTCGCGGCCCCGGGTGATCATCAGCTTCAGCGTCGCCTCGCCGGGAACGTCCCAGGCACCCAGCACCGTCCGGACCAACTCTTGCCACGCGGTGACGTCGACGTCGGGTAGTCCGAGGGCATGCGAGGAGTGCTGAAATCGAGCCAGGTGCTCGGGCAGGTGGTCGATCCGGTGCGAGCCGTCGGCACCGGTGACGACGCGGGTCGCCTCGAAGCAGCCGTCCCCACGCGTCAGGCCGAGGTCATCGGAGCTCAGCAC is from Jatrophihabitans telluris and encodes:
- a CDS encoding aminodeoxychorismate lyase produces the protein MTKRAVAVLGRGVVESDAEVLSSDDLGLTRGDGCFEATRVVTGADGSHRIDHLPEHLARFQHSSHALGLPDVDVTAWQELVRTVLGAWDVPGEATLKLMITRGRESAPSGPITGIATVTPLAERSLRQRRDGVSVITLARGTSSDAYAAAPWLLGGVKTLSYAINVAAGRFAEAHGADDVLFTTTDGYVLEAPTAAVVWLSDARLHTTPTGATGILDSITQKALFAAAEASGFPTRYALASRDELLTTDGVWLVSSGRGPARIHTLDGIQLPHTPGLSDRIRAFTGF